In one Alphaproteobacteria bacterium SS10 genomic region, the following are encoded:
- a CDS encoding insulinase family protein — protein sequence MAVLVAGAVLSADAVKAQPPGPIGQSNGNAAVSTPDWANLAGSLLDNVPDSIFEPETFTLDNGLEVVVVTNDRAPVTIQMLWYKVGSADDPRGRSGLAHFVEHLMFKGTERLGPGEFSEMIAAVGGTENAFTSYDFTGYFQIVAKEHLPTMMEFEADRMTNLALAPEQVDSERKVIAEERRQVVDSRPSRRLGEAMDAVLFAGSPYWVPVIGWTEDIDNLRQEDVERFYEQWYAPNNAILVLAGDVTVDEARKLAERYYGAIPASDQVPERTRHAPQPMQADALITMRDPQVERPSWVRSTLMPENMLRTEPEAYALTVLGSIMSDGTTSRLRKPLVFDQKVALSIGMFSRSRFNSGYVTLYGEPTEAHTLEELEAAVDVEIARLLEDGVTAEEVEAAQERLLASAIFARDGLNRPARTVGNTLVSGYTIEDLESWAVRISEVTPELVNEVAAQVFNQQKSVTGFLLPDDDAGASQ from the coding sequence TTGGCGGTACTCGTCGCCGGCGCCGTGTTGTCGGCGGACGCGGTTAAGGCACAGCCGCCTGGCCCGATAGGTCAAAGCAATGGAAACGCTGCTGTCTCAACGCCTGACTGGGCAAACCTAGCGGGTAGCCTGCTCGATAACGTTCCCGACAGCATTTTTGAGCCAGAGACGTTTACCCTGGATAACGGCCTCGAGGTTGTGGTGGTGACCAATGACCGGGCGCCGGTCACGATCCAGATGCTTTGGTACAAAGTTGGTTCCGCTGATGATCCACGTGGCCGCTCCGGGCTGGCGCATTTTGTTGAACACTTAATGTTCAAGGGGACTGAGCGCCTCGGCCCCGGTGAGTTCTCAGAGATGATTGCTGCCGTTGGTGGAACTGAGAACGCCTTCACCAGCTACGATTTCACGGGCTATTTCCAGATTGTCGCTAAGGAACACTTGCCGACGATGATGGAGTTTGAGGCGGACCGGATGACTAATCTGGCCCTCGCGCCCGAACAGGTTGATTCAGAACGCAAGGTGATCGCAGAGGAACGCCGCCAGGTGGTGGATTCCCGACCTAGTCGCCGCCTCGGCGAAGCGATGGATGCGGTGCTGTTCGCGGGGTCTCCATACTGGGTGCCGGTGATTGGCTGGACGGAGGATATCGATAATCTCCGCCAGGAAGATGTAGAGCGGTTCTATGAGCAGTGGTACGCGCCCAATAATGCCATTCTAGTCCTGGCCGGTGACGTAACCGTTGATGAGGCGAGGAAGCTCGCCGAACGCTATTATGGCGCAATTCCAGCCAGCGATCAGGTGCCAGAGCGGACCCGCCACGCGCCACAGCCGATGCAGGCGGATGCGCTGATCACCATGCGCGACCCGCAGGTCGAACGACCAAGCTGGGTCCGGTCGACGCTGATGCCTGAGAATATGCTGCGGACGGAGCCAGAGGCCTACGCCCTAACCGTCCTCGGCAGTATCATGAGTGACGGCACGACGAGCCGCCTCCGTAAGCCATTGGTGTTCGATCAGAAGGTGGCGCTCTCCATCGGGATGTTTTCGCGCTCACGCTTTAACTCGGGCTATGTGACGCTGTATGGCGAACCAACCGAGGCCCATACACTTGAGGAGTTGGAAGCAGCCGTTGATGTTGAAATCGCCCGGCTATTGGAGGACGGCGTAACCGCGGAAGAAGTTGAGGCCGCTCAAGAGCGCCTGCTTGCCTCGGCGATCTTTGCTCGTGATGGCCTTAATCGGCCCGCACGCACGGTCGGCAACACCTTGGTCAGCGGCTATACGATTGAGGATTTAGAGAGTTGGGCCGTGCGGATCTCGGAAGTGACACCGGAACTGGTGAATGAGGTCGCAGCGCAAGTGTTCAATCAACAGAAATCAGTGACCGGCTTTTTGCTGCCGGATGATGATGCCGGAGCTTCCCAATGA